TGTGCCATCTGGAAAATCATGGAGATCTGCTCCGGGCTTCCTTCCGGGTAGTACTTTATCGCTTTTTGATTAAGCGAATAGGCAGAATCGTAAATGGTAAGTCCTGCATACATTTTTGCCGCAGCTGCATATAAATCTGCCTGCACGATGGGTTGTCCGGCAAGGTCTTTTTCAATTCCTGGAATGGCGGTCGAAAGAAATTCCCTGACAGAGAGATCGGGCCCCAGATCCTGTTGGTGGAAAGGATTGGGGCTGTCAAAAAAGCCTACCAGCCATGAAAGTGTGGCTTCTGCGCGGTCTCGGGCGATTCGCGCCTGTCGTGCTTGCCAAAGGGCAATGCCAAGCCCACTTGTCAGGGACAATACAATCATTGCAGCAGCAATTATGGTTCGCCGGTTACGGCGAAAGTAGCGCGAAGTGCGATAACTCCAGCTATCGGGCTGGGCCAATACCGGACGGTTTTCCATCCATCGGTTGAGGTCGTCTGCCATAGCCGATACACTGGCATACCGGCGTTCAGGTTCTTTCCTCAATGCCATAAATACAATCGCTGCCAGATCGCCCTGTAACTGTTCGTGGCTGGCAGGAGCAGTTGTTTGAATGATTTCCTGTTGTTGATGTCTGTCTTTTCCCTCCAGGTGATAAGGCCGCCGGGAAGTGATCATCTCGTACAATACCAGCCCCAATTGGTAGAGGTCTGAGGCTGTGCCAAGGGGGAGCCCTTCCATTTGTTCGGGACTAGCGTAGGCGGGTGTCAGCCACTGCTGTCCGTCCTGGGTAAGGTGTTGGGCATCTTCGTCAAGCAGTCGGGCAATACCAAAATCCAGCAGCTTGATTTCCCCACGGTCGTCCACCAATATATTGGCGGGTTTCAGATCCCGGTGTAAGATCAGACGGCCATGTGCGTAAGCTACCGCGTCCAGAATACTCATAAAAAGCCGTATACGATCCTGAATGGAGGGGTTTACCCGGTTGATGTAATCGATTAGTGGCTCTCCCCCGATATATTCCATCACAAAATAGGGTAAACCCATGGGGGTACTGCCCCCGTCAATCATTCGGGCAATATGGGGGTGCTGGATAGATGCCAGCAATTTCCTTTCCTGGTGAAAACGGGAGACGACATGATCCGTGTCAACACCTCTTTTCATCACTTTAATCGCCACCTTTTGAGAGAAACCGTCGCCGATTCGCTCAGCCAGGTATACAATTGCCATTCCACCCCGGCCAATTTCCTCTTGTACGTGATAGTTATCCAACTGGTCGCCTGGAAGAAGGGGTGCCTCACCCCATTCGAGCATGGCACTGACTTGTTGTTGCTGCCATTCTTCAAAAAATGTCTCTTCCGGCTGATAGTGGGAAAGCAGATCAATTACTTCCTCAAACATGGCGGTATCTCCTCCACAGGCAGTCTGCAGAAATGCCACATGCTCTTTTTGGGGCCGTTCAAGTGCCTGGTGAAACAAGGATTTAATTTGTTGCCAGCGATCGGGAGTCATGGTTGTTGTAATCTGGATTAAACATAAAAAAATAGCGGTCATTTATTGGTTTAGCTGGCGGTGTAGCCAGGCTTTTGCCATCGTCCATTCGCGTTTGACCGTAGCGGGAGATAAAGATAAATGCATGGCCGTATCTTCAATGGTCATTCCTCCGAAAAAACGGCACTCTATGATTTGTGCCTGGCGGGAATCATACTCACTGAGTGTGTCTAAAGCCTGATTGAGGTCGATCAGAGATTCTTCCTGATGGCCTGAGAGCTGAAGATTATCATGGACTTCCTCTATGGGCATCGGTGCATTTTTGCCACCTCGTTTTTGTGCCTGTTTGTGCCGGGCGTAGTTGATGAGCAAGAAACGCATGGCCTTTGCAGCTACGCCCATAAAATGTGCACGGCTTTCCCATTCAAGTGTGGTGCCTGCTGCCAGTCGAAGATACGCTTCATGCACCAGCGCTGTGGTGTTGAGTGTTTCCTGTTGCCCTTGTTCCCATCGCAGACGGTGCGCCAATTGACGGAGCTGGCTATATACCAGGCTAAATACCTGGTCGTAAGCCTGCGCATTTCCATGACGGGCAGCCTGAAGAAGCAAGGTTAAATCATTCGTAGCTGACATATTACAACGATCTTCTCCGTATCAAACGAAAAGGGTTTTCAATGTGTTTAAACTGATTGTTTAAAATCATATCTGCCGCAGTTTCGCCGAGGCGTTCAAATTCGGTGGACATGACGGTGATACCGTCCAGCAACACTTCTTTTAGCGGAGTTTCATTGTAGGAAATGATCCCCAGATTCTGCCCGGCAACCAGTTCGGTTTGCCGAAGGTATTTGATTAATTGCACCAGTTCTTCGTCTTTGATGACAACAAAAGCCACGCCTTCGGCCAGATCTTCCGGCCGCACTTCCCCTAATACCTGATGCTGAAACCGGTGGTGGTTGCAAAACTGCCGGAATCCTTTTACAATATCTTCTGAATGGTAACTTCCATGCGGGAAAATCATTTTCAGAGTGTGATATTTTCCGAGGAGATCGCTGGCTTCTTCCAGGGATTGATAAATATCTTTTTGGAAATTTTGATACACAGATCCATAATTGCCAGTGATCCCCTCTACTTTATTATCCAAAAGAATTCGTTTTTGAGCAGGGATTTTATTGATAATCTCGTGGGCTTTTTCTCGGTCTTTTTCAAAATGAGGAATAATTACATAATAGTGATAATCCTCTGCCAGATGCTCTTCGATCAGATAGCGAAAAACCTTTTGGTCATTGTGATAGACATAAAAATCAATAGAGGCCTGCTCACTCAATCTGCTGACAAATGCATCATAAATAATTTTTTTATGCGCACTGAGCTTGTTGAAAAGTAAAAATATCCGGAATCGGTTGCGAATATCATTACTGACAATAAAGTAACCTTTACCCGGAACTGCTTTGATGATGCCCTGTTCTTTCAGTAAGTTATAGGCTTTAACTATGGTGTCGCGGGCCAGATAATATTCAAAGCTGGCTTCATTTACAGAAGGCAACTGGTCTCCGATATGAATCTTCCCCCTTACAATGAGGTCCTTTACAGCATGTACCAGCTGGAGATATTTGGGTGTATCTGAATGCTCACTGATTTGTATGGATTGAAGGATGCCGGATGTATTTGAATGGGTTTTCATATCTCCCTTTTCAGAAAAATAGCGAAAATAACCAAACTTCAGCAAGACCAGTAATAGAAATCATAAATAACACGAATGTCAGACTTTGCAAGGTTTGTTTTTCTGTAAATCCACTCATTTTACCCACCACCCAAAAACCGCTGTCATTCATCCATGAGAGGGTGAGTGAACCAAAGCCGGTTGCGAGGAAAATCAGGAGCAGCGGATAGGGCAGGGTGGAGCCGTCGCCAACCAGCGGAACCATAATATTTGCTGTGGTGATCATTGCTACCGTACTGGATCCCTGTGCGATTTTCATCACAGCTGCTATTCCCCATGCGAGGAAAATATAATTTAACTCGTGGCCGGAAGTGGCGGCTAATATGGCGTCTCCGATGCCCGTATGTTTGATCATTGCCCCAAAAGCTCCACCTGCACTGGTAATAAGGATAATAATACCCGCAGTGGTGAGGGGGGATTCAATTTTGCCTGTAAGCTGAAACAGGTTGAGGTTCTGCTGTTTTGCCATTACCCACAACGCAATCACAGCGCCAATCAAAAGGGCGATATTTTTATTCCCCAGAAAGTTTACGAGATTTTTTAGCGCAGGGGCGACCGATTCTTTCGGCAAAATACCGATAAGTGAAGCGATAGAAATCAATAAAACCGGAAGGATAACCGGCAAAACAGACATCATAAATGAAGGCAGTTCGTCGTCTGATTTTGATTCCT
The Bacteroidia bacterium DNA segment above includes these coding regions:
- a CDS encoding GntR family transcriptional regulator: MKTHSNTSGILQSIQISEHSDTPKYLQLVHAVKDLIVRGKIHIGDQLPSVNEASFEYYLARDTIVKAYNLLKEQGIIKAVPGKGYFIVSNDIRNRFRIFLLFNKLSAHKKIIYDAFVSRLSEQASIDFYVYHNDQKVFRYLIEEHLAEDYHYYVIIPHFEKDREKAHEIINKIPAQKRILLDNKVEGITGNYGSVYQNFQKDIYQSLEEASDLLGKYHTLKMIFPHGSYHSEDIVKGFRQFCNHHRFQHQVLGEVRPEDLAEGVAFVVIKDEELVQLIKYLRQTELVAGQNLGIISYNETPLKEVLLDGITVMSTEFERLGETAADMILNNQFKHIENPFRLIRRRSL
- a CDS encoding ECF-type sigma factor, which encodes MSATNDLTLLLQAARHGNAQAYDQVFSLVYSQLRQLAHRLRWEQGQQETLNTTALVHEAYLRLAAGTTLEWESRAHFMGVAAKAMRFLLINYARHKQAQKRGGKNAPMPIEEVHDNLQLSGHQEESLIDLNQALDTLSEYDSRQAQIIECRFFGGMTIEDTAMHLSLSPATVKREWTMAKAWLHRQLNQ
- a CDS encoding serine/threonine-protein kinase; translation: MTPDRWQQIKSLFHQALERPQKEHVAFLQTACGGDTAMFEEVIDLLSHYQPEETFFEEWQQQQVSAMLEWGEAPLLPGDQLDNYHVQEEIGRGGMAIVYLAERIGDGFSQKVAIKVMKRGVDTDHVVSRFHQERKLLASIQHPHIARMIDGGSTPMGLPYFVMEYIGGEPLIDYINRVNPSIQDRIRLFMSILDAVAYAHGRLILHRDLKPANILVDDRGEIKLLDFGIARLLDEDAQHLTQDGQQWLTPAYASPEQMEGLPLGTASDLYQLGLVLYEMITSRRPYHLEGKDRHQQQEIIQTTAPASHEQLQGDLAAIVFMALRKEPERRYASVSAMADDLNRWMENRPVLAQPDSWSYRTSRYFRRNRRTIIAAAMIVLSLTSGLGIALWQARQARIARDRAEATLSWLVGFFDSPNPFHQQDLGPDLSVREFLSTAIPGIEKDLAGQPIVQADLYAAAAKMYAGLTIYDSAYSLNQKAIKYYPEGSPEQISMIFQMAQNTTTAHLADSLYLEALRLALETRDRDFTPAQVWQSWGYSLVTRGEMVMADSVLSLAIKDFTAHQQERTEPYLIALHARAMARRDLGAYGEADSLMGIATILAREVYPATHPYHAILLNSRAVVARYQQKTDTAEAWLRQALVMQEKILPPTHDEILSTLHNLALVLGDNGKFAEEEEIYRKNLQLKAQKYGTDSYMYANTLQNLSLSLKRQNRLGEASDSLLRTYEIYRKTLPGSNPRAAYPLITLCLVQYDQGNYQASVNTATQARDYLQNSLPDGHPVLADIALFLGRSLVKVGKLSSAKDLLMEAVGAYSKDGSAKYNLPMARSALAELYQLEGRPDLAKEWE
- a CDS encoding SLC13 family permease, whose amino-acid sequence is MILLATTTYYPFVVLLLGITFVILTIAVFRIHAFLALILAAIFVGLLNPDVPGKEEVSRWVRAVEQPMIEMGTTAGQIGFVIALASIIGMALMESGAADKIIRKFLSVLGEKRAGVALLISGFFLAIPVFFDTVFFLLIPLAIALSSRIGKRYLYFVMAICGGGVITHVLVAPTPGPLIMAEEYGLDLGVSIIGGIVAGLIPAVVVLYVSDWLDKRVPVTIPKIAGNQESKSDDELPSFMMSVLPVILPVLLISIASLIGILPKESVAPALKNLVNFLGNKNIALLIGAVIALWVMAKQQNLNLFQLTGKIESPLTTAGIIILITSAGGAFGAMIKHTGIGDAILAATSGHELNYIFLAWGIAAVMKIAQGSSTVAMITTANIMVPLVGDGSTLPYPLLLIFLATGFGSLTLSWMNDSGFWVVGKMSGFTEKQTLQSLTFVLFMISITGLAEVWLFSLFF